One Streptomyces sp. NBC_00554 DNA segment encodes these proteins:
- a CDS encoding pyridoxal phosphate-dependent aminotransferase, translated as MPEPAPVAMSATLAADEAMARRRRAGEQVLSMTSGEIGLPAHPALRERLSAAADENAYGPVPGSEALRAAAAGYWGRRGLATDPALVVAGPGSKPLLFALLLAVGGDVVVPVPSWVSYAAQARLAGARPLGVPTLPGQGGVPDPERLREAVTVARAAGQDPRSVVVTVPDNPTGTVASPEVVRQLALVARELDLVIISDEIYCDLVYAPSAPADSPARHAPERTVVTTGLTKNLALGGWRTGVARLPDSELGRALHGRLVSIASQIWSSPTAPVQTAAAYAFGEPPEITGHIAASRRLHEAVVRAVAARFTAAGATLAPVRATCYLYPDFEHLRDHLARTHGILDGNDLARFLSERHGLGVLPASAFGESRHALRIRAATSRLYGDTDEQRRAALAAPDPLELPWIREAVDRVGAILTDLTGTTALSLTPQS; from the coding sequence ATGCCCGAACCCGCACCGGTCGCCATGTCGGCGACGCTCGCCGCCGACGAGGCCATGGCCCGGCGGCGTCGCGCCGGGGAGCAGGTGCTGTCGATGACCAGTGGCGAGATCGGCCTGCCCGCCCACCCCGCCCTGCGGGAGCGGCTGTCCGCCGCGGCGGACGAGAACGCGTACGGCCCCGTGCCCGGCAGTGAGGCGCTGCGTGCGGCCGCCGCCGGGTACTGGGGGCGCCGCGGACTCGCCACCGATCCCGCACTCGTCGTCGCCGGGCCGGGCAGCAAGCCGCTGCTGTTCGCGCTGCTGCTCGCCGTCGGCGGCGACGTGGTCGTGCCCGTGCCGAGCTGGGTGAGCTACGCGGCGCAGGCCCGGCTCGCGGGGGCCCGCCCCCTCGGCGTACCGACCCTGCCGGGCCAGGGCGGCGTACCGGACCCGGAGCGGCTGCGCGAGGCGGTCACCGTGGCGCGTGCCGCGGGGCAGGACCCGCGGTCCGTGGTGGTGACGGTGCCGGACAACCCGACAGGCACCGTCGCCTCGCCCGAAGTGGTGCGTCAACTGGCCTTGGTGGCACGTGAGTTGGATTTGGTCATCATCTCGGACGAGATCTACTGCGACCTCGTGTACGCCCCTTCGGCGCCCGCCGATTCCCCGGCCCGGCACGCCCCCGAGCGCACCGTCGTCACCACCGGGCTCACCAAGAACCTGGCGCTGGGCGGCTGGCGCACCGGGGTGGCCCGGCTGCCGGACAGCGAGCTCGGGCGGGCCCTGCACGGCCGGCTCGTCTCGATCGCCAGCCAGATCTGGTCCAGCCCGACGGCACCCGTGCAGACGGCGGCCGCTTACGCTTTCGGCGAGCCCCCGGAGATCACCGGGCACATCGCGGCGAGCCGTCGGCTGCACGAGGCGGTGGTGCGCGCGGTCGCCGCCCGTTTCACCGCGGCCGGCGCCACCCTGGCCCCGGTCCGCGCGACCTGCTACCTCTACCCGGACTTCGAACACCTCCGGGATCATCTGGCGCGGACGCACGGCATCCTCGACGGCAACGACCTGGCCCGTTTCCTCTCCGAGCGACACGGCCTCGGCGTACTCCCCGCGAGCGCCTTCGGCGAGTCCCGGCACGCCCTGCGCATCCGGGCCGCGACCAGCCGCCTCTACGGCGACACGGACGAGCAGCGCCGGGCCGCCCTCGCGGCACCCGACCCTCTCGAACTGCCGTGGATCCGTGAGGCAGTTGATCGCGTGGGCGCGATCCTGACCGACCTCACCGGCACTACCGCTCTCTCCCTCACCCCGCAGTCCTGA
- a CDS encoding fumarylacetoacetate (FAA) hydrolase has protein sequence MSDPILFEALYQGERHVGFGLPEPGTEQTLYRVADGQLAAAFIATDGSADAIKAAVTEGAETVTVTVGDPEVRPLPPLLPTATGNALLSGFMGTHKKKWGGKSAPEGEFTPPKWFFKGFGDWVRLPGEPLTVPANPVALIEEPEVALVYVNDADGTPHYAGYTFGNDLCDIGLHRQDPGYNPYCKLCDTALTPWLFLGEPPASVTGRVTIERDGATAWEGSFDCGDDALYFRIRDMAEHLFSFPAVRRPGLVNYVLLGADEASFHDGFRIADGDRIAIDVKSHGVAFDNTVRYVSPAPLV, from the coding sequence ATGTCTGACCCGATCCTCTTCGAAGCCCTCTACCAGGGCGAACGTCACGTCGGCTTCGGCCTCCCCGAGCCGGGCACCGAGCAGACCCTGTACCGGGTCGCCGACGGGCAGCTCGCGGCGGCGTTCATCGCCACCGACGGCTCGGCGGACGCGATCAAGGCCGCCGTCACCGAAGGCGCCGAGACGGTCACCGTCACCGTCGGCGACCCGGAGGTGCGGCCGCTGCCGCCGCTGCTGCCGACGGCCACCGGGAACGCCCTGCTGAGCGGCTTCATGGGCACGCACAAGAAGAAGTGGGGCGGAAAGAGCGCCCCGGAGGGCGAGTTCACGCCGCCCAAGTGGTTCTTCAAGGGCTTCGGCGACTGGGTGCGGCTCCCGGGCGAGCCGCTGACCGTGCCCGCGAACCCGGTCGCCCTCATCGAGGAGCCCGAGGTCGCCCTCGTCTACGTCAACGACGCCGACGGCACCCCGCACTACGCGGGCTACACCTTCGGCAACGACCTGTGCGACATCGGCCTGCACCGCCAGGACCCCGGATACAACCCGTACTGCAAGCTGTGCGACACCGCCCTCACGCCCTGGCTGTTCCTCGGCGAGCCGCCGGCCTCGGTGACCGGCCGGGTCACCATCGAGCGGGACGGCGCGACCGCCTGGGAGGGCAGCTTCGACTGCGGCGACGACGCCCTGTACTTCCGGATCCGGGACATGGCGGAGCACCTCTTCTCGTTCCCCGCGGTACGCCGGCCCGGACTGGTCAACTACGTTCTCCTGGGCGCCGATGAGGCCAGCTTCCACGACGGTTTCCGGATCGCCGACGGCGACCGCATCGCCATCGACGTCAAGAGCCACGGCGTGGCCTTCGACAACACGGTGCGGTACGTCTCCCCCGCTCCCCTCGTCTGA
- a CDS encoding NtaA/DmoA family FMN-dependent monooxygenase (This protein belongs to a clade of FMN-dependent monooxygenases, within a broader family of flavin-dependent oxidoreductases, the luciferase-like monooxygenase (LMM) family, some of whose members use coenzyme F420 rather than FMN.), which translates to MTAVVRKQVHLAAQLPGIHNVTVWSDPRSRSQIALDSFVRLARTAERGRFDFFFLAEGLRLREHKGEFYDQDVVGRPENLTMLAALSAVTNRLGLAATVNATFNEPYEVARRLATLDHLSGGRAAWNVVTSFDAFTGENFRRGGFLAEADRYSRAAEFLRAARELWDSWADDAVRADARAGEFAGSGAGAFAHRGPHFDISGRFNTPRGPQGHPVVIQAGESDAGREFAARDADVIFSKYNTLDEARTFYRDVKGRLARYGRRPEDLLVVPTATAVVADTDAEAVAYAEEITRAQVSPGTAIAHLEAVWGRDLSAYDPDGPLPDVDPEPDSQLLKGHSVFRKGREETARRWRKLAEERGLSIRELVIEVHGGQTFVGGPRTVADAIDHFVQSDGADGFVLVPHLTPGGLDDVVDRVVPLLQEKGVFREDYTGTTLRDHLGLRPRTRTSTEEDS; encoded by the coding sequence ATGACCGCGGTCGTCAGAAAACAGGTGCACCTCGCGGCGCAGCTGCCCGGCATCCACAACGTGACCGTCTGGTCCGACCCGCGGTCACGGAGCCAGATCGCCCTCGACTCCTTCGTACGGCTCGCGCGGACCGCCGAACGCGGCAGGTTCGACTTCTTCTTCCTCGCCGAGGGACTGCGACTGCGCGAGCACAAGGGCGAGTTCTACGACCAGGACGTCGTGGGCCGCCCGGAGAACCTGACGATGCTCGCCGCGCTCTCCGCCGTCACGAACCGGCTGGGACTGGCCGCCACCGTCAACGCCACCTTCAACGAGCCGTACGAGGTGGCGCGCAGGCTCGCGACCCTGGACCACCTCAGCGGCGGGCGGGCGGCCTGGAACGTGGTCACCAGCTTCGACGCGTTCACCGGCGAGAACTTCCGCCGGGGCGGCTTCCTCGCCGAGGCCGACCGCTACTCCCGGGCCGCCGAATTCCTGCGTGCGGCACGGGAGTTGTGGGACAGCTGGGCCGACGACGCGGTACGGGCGGACGCGCGGGCCGGTGAGTTCGCCGGCTCCGGCGCGGGTGCGTTCGCGCACCGGGGGCCCCACTTCGACATCTCGGGGCGGTTCAACACGCCGCGCGGCCCGCAGGGACACCCTGTGGTCATCCAGGCCGGGGAGTCCGACGCGGGGCGGGAGTTCGCCGCGCGGGACGCCGACGTCATCTTCAGCAAGTACAACACGCTCGACGAGGCCCGCACCTTCTACCGGGACGTCAAGGGACGCCTGGCCCGGTACGGCCGCCGCCCCGAGGACCTGTTGGTCGTCCCGACCGCCACCGCTGTGGTCGCCGACACCGACGCGGAGGCCGTGGCGTACGCCGAGGAGATCACCCGCGCCCAGGTGAGCCCGGGGACCGCGATCGCCCACCTGGAGGCGGTGTGGGGCCGCGACCTGTCGGCGTACGACCCGGACGGGCCGCTGCCCGACGTCGACCCGGAGCCCGACTCCCAGCTCCTGAAGGGGCATTCGGTGTTCCGCAAGGGCAGGGAGGAAACGGCACGGCGGTGGCGCAAGCTGGCCGAGGAGCGGGGGCTGAGCATCCGCGAGCTGGTCATCGAGGTCCACGGCGGCCAGACCTTCGTCGGGGGCCCGCGCACCGTCGCCGACGCCATCGACCACTTCGTGCAGAGCGACGGGGCCGACGGCTTCGTCCTCGTCCCGCATCTGACGCCCGGCGGCCTCGACGACGTGGTCGACCGGGTGGTGCCGCTGCTGCAGGAGAAGGGCGTCTTCCGCGAGGACTACACGGGGACGACGCTCCGGGACCACCTGGGCCTGCGCCCGCGCACCCGCACGTCCACCGAGGAGGACTCTTGA
- a CDS encoding LLM class flavin-dependent oxidoreductase: MTGTPLHLAVALDGAGWHPAAWRAAGARPGELFTPGYWADLVAEAERGLLDFVTLEDALGPQSAAFHRPDDRVDQVRGQLDAVLLAAHLAPLTTHIGLVPTTNVTHTEPFHLAIGIATLDHAAEGRAGWRPQISARAADAAHFGRRTTPQLTDDDVRDPELIAARLRPLFAEAVDVVEVARRLWDSWEDDAEIRDTATGRFIDRGKLHHIGFEGPHFTVKGPSITPRPPQGQPLVVSLAHASTPYEFAAHASDVVFVTPHDRLGAGAILGQVDEAVAAVGRDVRARPLKRFADLLVFLDDEPGAAARRKASLDALDSAELASDAEIFTGTPGDLADLLLDWRTAGLDGFRLRPGTLPHDLAAITRALVPELQRRDAFRTAYDATTLRGHLGLARPNSRYAHAS, translated from the coding sequence TTGACCGGCACCCCGCTGCACCTCGCCGTCGCCCTGGACGGCGCCGGCTGGCATCCGGCGGCCTGGCGCGCCGCGGGCGCCCGGCCCGGCGAGCTGTTCACGCCCGGATACTGGGCGGACCTGGTGGCCGAGGCCGAGCGGGGCCTCCTCGACTTCGTCACCCTGGAGGACGCCCTGGGCCCGCAGTCCGCGGCCTTCCATCGCCCCGACGACCGCGTCGACCAGGTCCGGGGCCAGCTGGACGCGGTGCTGCTCGCGGCCCATCTGGCCCCGCTGACCACGCACATCGGCCTGGTCCCCACCACGAACGTCACGCACACCGAGCCGTTCCACCTCGCCATCGGCATCGCGACCCTCGACCACGCCGCCGAGGGCCGGGCCGGCTGGCGCCCGCAGATCTCCGCACGCGCCGCCGACGCCGCCCACTTCGGCCGCCGTACGACACCGCAGCTGACCGACGACGATGTGCGCGACCCTGAACTGATCGCGGCGCGGCTGCGACCGCTGTTCGCCGAGGCCGTCGACGTGGTGGAAGTGGCGCGGCGGCTGTGGGACAGCTGGGAGGACGACGCGGAGATACGGGACACGGCGACGGGCCGTTTCATCGACCGCGGCAAGCTGCACCACATCGGCTTCGAGGGCCCGCACTTCACCGTCAAGGGCCCCTCGATCACGCCCCGTCCGCCGCAGGGCCAGCCGCTGGTCGTGAGCCTGGCGCACGCCTCCACGCCGTACGAGTTCGCGGCGCACGCCTCCGATGTCGTGTTCGTGACCCCCCACGACCGGCTGGGTGCCGGGGCGATCCTCGGGCAGGTCGACGAGGCGGTGGCGGCGGTGGGCCGGGACGTACGGGCCCGGCCGCTCAAGCGGTTCGCGGACCTGCTCGTCTTCCTGGACGACGAACCGGGCGCCGCCGCCCGCCGCAAGGCCTCCTTGGACGCGCTGGACAGCGCCGAACTCGCCTCGGACGCCGAGATCTTCACGGGCACGCCCGGCGACCTCGCCGACCTGCTGCTCGACTGGCGCACCGCCGGCCTCGACGGCTTCCGCCTGCGCCCCGGCACCCTGCCGCACGACCTCGCCGCGATCACCCGTGCCCTGGTCCCGGAGTTGCAGCGACGCGACGCGTTCCGCACCGCGTACGACGCCACGACCTTGCGCGGACACCTGGGTCTGGCACGCCCGAACAGCCGTTACGCGCACGCGAGTTGA